The genomic region GATAGGTAAATTGATGGATTGATTGACAATCCTTGGAGGAACATTTAACATGTGCTGCTTCGGCCAGCCAGGAAGTTCTGTCCTGGAGAAGAGCAAGAGACATGGACGTACTAACATAGGAGACATCTGTGAGCATACATGGAGTGTGTCTTTTGTTTGACAATCAAATAAGGTGCCATCAAAAGCCTCGGGCGGAAGATGTGGCCATGTGAACCACAAACAGCTCCTGCACTCAAACCACACAGCCTGCTGCTCTAGAGCACACAGGAGAACTGGGACCTGcattcagacattaaatgaCCCATTTTATGCAATCAGTAATAAAGCCATAAAAGAAAATTGAATATTTTCTATCAAATGTTggtaaatattattttatttttcatttactGTTGATGTGCCAATTTAAAGCATcattattagtgtgtgtgtgtgtgtgtgtgtgtgtgtgtgtgtgtgtgtgtgtgtgtgtgtgtgtgtgtgtgtgtgtgtgtgtgtgtgtgtgtgtgtgttcattcctgTGCGTGCATCTGGTTTTCAGAGTGTCCTGACGGTTACTGCCTTAATGCTGGAATATGTGTGGTGGGCACCCATGGACCTGTTTGTATGTAagtaacatgcacacacacacttggaacATGCAAAtcttgatacacacacacacacacacacacacatttggaacACAGCCATTTGTCCACAGAGTGTGTGAAGGTGTCAGCATGAACAAGGCCAGGAATACCGTCTGCAGTGACAGTGAACTCCCTCTAAGAGGACCGCATCACACGGGTGTCCTTCAGGAACCCCTAGCTGCTAGTAAACCCTTTTCAAATCCACTGAACGGAGGTTCCCGCAATGAATTACTGCGTTTACGCTATCACACAATGTCAAGTGTCCCATTAAGAGGCTCCAGCTCTGAGCTTTGAGACTCCACTACAGAAGACACCACTCTGTTCCTCTCTAACTTCCAGCGTCTCATGAGGTGGTAGTGTCAATCTGTCGAACTTGCAAGAAGTCATGGCCCTCAGTGATCAACCAGAAGaactactttgtgtgtgtgtgtgatagagagagagtgcaaaCACCAGTCGTCCTACTGCAGACGCTTAGAGAATAGTGGATGTACATTTAGTATGCAGTTTGCACTCTGCACAGTGTTTACATATGTCAGTTTGTTTCTCATTATAGACTACACAGGCCAGGAAGGACTCTAGTGCTGATTTGATGAAGTACATTTTCATTCccttttgtttcttaatttgtttctgaaaatacaaaagacaatactgtgtgtttgtgtgtgtctgtgttgtaatGTTCCATTTCTTTTCTGTCCAGCTGTCAGTCATTATGGACCGGAAACAGATGCCATGTGCACCTGAAACTGCCCCGTCCCACTAATGCTAGTGTGATCCCTGACTCTGATATAGGTAaccatacacgtgtgtgtggatACATGTGTGCATGCACCATACAGAAATATGTAGTATGCAACATTGACTatggtgtgtatgtctgtgtgtttgtgtgtgtgtgtgtttcagtggtagTGTACACAGGTGTAAGTGTAGCAGTGATCCTGTTGGCTATTATTGCCGGCACCATACTCTTTTTTctacacagaaaacacacagctAAGTACGGCTATTTACTTGGGCGACATTAAGATCACACGTCTCTTACATTTCACCTGAATAACAACATCTCTTCACTCTTCTCTTTTGTCACTTCATTTAAATATTGTAAGAGTAATCTTCCTTTGTTTCTTATTTGATGTGATTTTTGGCTACCCAGAGATGCTGTGCTGATGGCTAGTGAGGAGCAGGACACTTCTGTTTGTGTCTGGAGAGACGAGGTCAGTCCTGTAGCCCCAGTGCAGTTTGAAGAGtgcatttaatttcattttataAACCAAGGGGTAAAATTTCACATTGCATGTGCTATTGACTTTATCTAAATCACTACATAGAGCGAAATATCACACAATGATTTGGTCTTAAATATTAGACTAACTGAGAACCTAAATTAATTTTCACCAAATCTTTGTATGATGTGCCAAGAAATGTCTTGCTAACATTATTTCAGTAGTTAAGGTTTTTCATTTTCCACAGTAATTGCAGTGTAATAAGCAGTTTGGCATATCGTAATACTGCGTGTTATGATGACAGACGTGTGGTGCTACTGCAAACGGTCTGACACTGCAACGTGTGCCTCAGTTTCCAGGAGGAAACTTCACAGCCAGTTCTACATTTAAGCCAGGCTGGGGTGCCAGCCACAGGCCCAGGATCAGTGTTTACCCATGGAGGGAGGAGCCTGAGGTAcggacacacctacacattaccacacacagagacatggcAGTGCTCGGTTGAGATTGGTCGATCATTGCATTACGTCACGGATACCATGTTGTTGCTGTCACCCTCTGTCTGGATAATGTGTTGTTCTTGTCATTTATCATCGTGTGTAGCCTGACTGCTCACGTTAGGGCTGCAAGACTGAGACTTGTGTGGAGCTACACATAAACACAATGGGAATCTTGCTGGGGATTTAGAAAATTTGGTTTTTTGTagggtttttgtgtgtgtgtgtgtgtgtgtgtgtgtgtgtgtgtgtgtgtgtgtgtgtgtgtgtgtgtgtgtgtgtgtgtgtgttgtttttttaattaactAACCAAAATAATGACTGCCGATTCACACATGACTGCATATGCTTATACAGTGATGCCTGCCATGTGTGGTTTATTTATATCCTTTGTGTGACAATATTTTGGGTGATTTCACATTGAGCCCTGTAGTCTTTCAGTTTCTGTCTAGTGACTCAAAGCGTGTCTGAAGCCTAAACCAAGTCAAACATATTGGGACTGATTAAAGGGAACGATTTCAGCTTAATCAAAATAATACCTGTCTGTCCGAATACTTTCTAAAGTCCACATGGTGTGAATTTGCTCAAAAGTTCATATGGTATGTTCTTGTgtgttgtttttagttttctgcCAGACTGTCCTTCTCCAACCCACTATACAAGGGATCCAGAAACCCTGTGGATTgaggagagaaacacacacacacacacacacacacacacacacacacacacacacacacacacacacatacaattaaTGGCACTTCAAGTCTCTGGATGTATTTTCTGTGTAATTTGAACCTTTTGGGCTACAAGATCGTACTTGTACAATGTTCAGAGCATTAAAGAAAATCTATGAAAATTTAATTGCTATAACCCTCATGGGAAAAATAGTTAATTATCAACTTATTTCTTTGGTCCAAGCTGTAACCTGCACTTAAAGTTCTTGGAGTAGAGAGGATTTCCAGGAAACACAGACTTTTCATAAATCCATAAATCTTAATTTCAGATTCATAAATCTTCACATTACAGCTTCTTCTGTTCCGTTTTTAAGTTTACAACatatgtttggtgtgtgttatTATTCATACTTAACAGGCCTGGCCAAACTCTCTTACAAACTATGGGTTTCATCTCACATGTAAATCACAAAATGGTTATGTTGTGTAGCCACAGCAGACCACTACAAGCTGACAGATGACCAGAACCACTACTGGATTTAACAGCTTGACAGAGACATTTTCagagaaaataaataatttttttctttttttctgtccatatgtctttctcacacacactcactcattttTTTTCTCACACATATGATTTCACACACCTAATATCTTTCACACCCTCGCCGTCTCTCTCGCACACAATATGTTAATTCTCCCCCTCTGTAACGAGTCAGAATCACGAGACATATTGGGATCCATTTGCAGGTTTATTACAATGGGGCAGAGCAAAGATGGAGTCAATAAAACCAGGCAaaaaaggtcaaaaaatccagAGAACCAACTCCAGCAAAGGAACAAAAAAGGGCTAGGCAAAAAAACAAGGTCGGAGAATTGCAGGCAGTAGTCAATACACAGGCAACAGGCTAGAGAAATAATGCTTGctatacagacacacaggaatggcaatacttcacaaggTAAAGTTGGTCTAGGAAGTGTATATATAGGCAGGATAATTAGAAACGGAAAAACAGTAGTGGAGAAACCATGATAACCCTAGAATTCGGGGGAGGAGGACCCCTGGAGGCAGGAAGGGGGACTGCAGGTGTTCACACCTACAACTTCTCATGCATCTCATCTCTTAAAATTAAATTTTATTACAGTTAGGTTATACTAATATCATTTCATGTGTCACATACCAATATATAGTAGATCGTGACATATGGTTCACATTTATCATTCATCCAAACACATTAAATAATAGCAAACTATTTTCCATGACAAACAATGAGCGATGAAGTCTAAACTGTTATATATAATAAGAATCAGcaatgaaatgtaaaaaaagtACATAAAATACCATCTGTTGTTTTGTCTGTGAATAAAGTAAGACACATCAGTACATCAGTTCCAGGCTTTAGAACACTGCAATACAATTTTAATTTTTATAGTCTCCAAATGTTTCTTCTCTCTTTAAGCACCACTATGTTGGGGGAGATATTTGTTGGATTGTGAGCTAAACGTCTCATATGCTCAAGAACGTGTGATCTGCAGTGCTGGGGTTCCACACCACTGGCATGTACTGTATGTCAGCAATTACCTGACCATGTGGAGACTAGTCTACCAGCCGTtgtccaacacacactcattggTCCTCTGTTTACTGGTTTGGTTTCACTTGTGCCTCTATTGAATTAAAGTCTGGACAAACAGCCCccgtctctgtctccttctgtcTCATTTGGCCATGTTCCCCTGACTCTCTGGAAAAGTGCAGCCGGTGTAATTCAGCCCCTTCACTGGTTCCTTTCATCCgcatttgttttgttctttgctGTTTGTTGGAGTGCCTGGAACCATCGTCTTTCACAGCCCGTGAATGAGGCAGGCTAGGGGGCTCGGGGGAAGAGGAGAGTTCTCACCTGTAACACTGCGGTCCCAACTTAAATGACCCATCTCTATGGAAATATGTTCAGTAAGGGTAGAATAagtatgggtgtgtatgtgtgtgtgtgtgtgtgtgtgtgtgtggttctgatgCATTGATTCAAGCCTGAAGGCACTGCGTGATACCATAGACATGCTTCCTATTTAAAGAACCAAGCCCATCTTGGCTCTCTGTGGTCTAGCTGGGTCCTTATCGGATGCAAGCACTCGTGGGCTGCCTCTCTGGCAAAGTCACAGCAGGAAGGAGATAGCCTCTGGCAGCGCTCTCACGGACATCACTTCAATCCACCTTTTCTTGCTTTTTCTCTTTCTGCCACTTTCTCTATAGTCTCTCTCATTTTTTCCTTCCTCACTGATGACCTGGTGTTATAATTTCAACTAGATTaacatgtgagtgagtgagtgagtgagtgagtgagtgagtgagtgagtgagtgcgaACGAACAAGACAAGGGGGTTCATTAGTACTGTTACTAATCTGGTAAAACCGTCTGTTACATCCATCACCAGTGGCTCAAAGTTAACAGCCTGTCATTCAAATAAAGGACACAGTCACCAAGTTCTGAATAGGCATCCCTGGTTTTAGACCGACCCTGCCTCAGATGCTAGCGTAGACCAGCCAGCTTTGTTTTAAACTACCCTCTGCTGTTCCTGTATGAATTTTAGTTGTATATTTCAATACTGGAGATGCATTCCCTGCTTCCTTTCCTGTCATTTTTTTACATTACAGATATCTATCATTTCTCTGTGTGCTGGTAGAAGTTGGGAGAGTCAAAATGCCCATTAAAATGGCTTCAGTGTATAAGATAATGATTATGAAGCAAAATCCTCCTGTTTTGGACACTAACACATTTGAACACTTGTTGCTTAGTGGAAAAAAATCTCTAGCAATGATGGACATGCTGACGAAAAGGTACATTTGAGCAGATTTGACAAATGAAGACAACAATATGAGAAACAGAACAGACAGGAAATCAATCATACACTCCTGAAACACTGGAGAGAAGAACACAGTAAACAATAGAATAAGATTACAAAATTAAAGAATGCAAAAATACTCTTGGCTAGCTAGCCACGGGGGGAAACTAAATATACACAAGTTATACGGAAAGCCACCATTCATAGTGAGAACTGGTAGAGGATGAACAGGTAAGGAGAGGCAGGTGTCAGTAGTGAACAGGTAAAGAGAGCCAAGTGTCAGTAGTGAACAGGTAAGGAGAGGCAGGTGTCAGTAGTGAACAGGTAAGGAGAGCCAGGTGTTAGTAGTGAACAGGTAAGGAGAGGCAGGTGTCAGTAGTGAACAGGTAAGGAGAGCCAGGTGTTAGTAGTGAACAGGTAAGGAGAGGCAGGTGTCAGTAGTGAACAGGTAAGGAGAGCCAGGTGTTAGTAGTGAACAGGTAAGGAGAGGCAGGTGTCAGTAGTGAACAGGTAAGGAGAGCCAGGTGTTAGTAGTGAACAGGTAAGGAGAGCCAGATGTTAGTAGTGAACAGGTAAGGAGAGGCAGGTGTCAGTAGTGAACAGGTAAGGAGAGGCAGGTGTCAGTAGTGAACAGGTAAGGAGAGGCAGGTGTCAGTACTGAACAGGTAAGGACAGTCAGGTGCTTGCAGTGAATGTTGGGTTCACACTGCCATGGGTGTAGGGTTGGTAGAAAGACTGATTGACATCCCTTACAAAAACAATGTAAGTCGTTTCCTGTTCCTAAAGCTTTTTGTGGAGCTTTACCACGTTCAAGAAGAGAGTGTCTCAACTTGTCTCCCACCACAGTATCTCCATTTCACCAGTGAGCACATTGGCCTTGTAAAGGCCATCTGGTCCAGCTTGGCTGCATTAAGGAAAAGTATTGGGTCCTGGAGTCTGACCAGAAGGTCCAGACCTTGGTGGTGGAGAGGGACAATCTCCTCCAAAGAAGCAAACAAAATGTTGGAATTTCACAAAGGACGTTCAGATGCCTCCagcatcagaatcagaatcgcctttattgtcattataatttgcattacaatgaaatttgattctactccaaggtgcttgttgggacaataaatacacacaatgaCATAAAACGACAAGTTGAAAAGTAGTGCCACATTTACAAATGGTTCGGTAGATTATTTCCATGATATGTTGAATATTGCACAAAGTTATTTACAGTGTATGTTACATAATATTGCACGTGGGAAGTATTTCACATGGGTTGTATTGCACATGGGTTGGGAATTTACATTATTGTTGCCGTTATTTACATGTTCAGTACAGCGATGGCTCATGGGTAAAAGCTGTCTCTGAGCCTACTTGTTTGAGTGTAGGTTCACAGGGTGTTGATCTCAGTCCCTTTTTATGTAGGCTTTAGAAGAGTGCTCCTTACTTTAATGTATgaacacttagactaaaaagagTGCAACCCAAAGACATATTGCATAAATGTCCAAATGTGCTTCTTAGGATGTGGACCATAAAGCATTCAGTGTGTGTCTACTAtgaaccctacccctaaccctactattaaccctaaccctaaccctactatgaaccctaaccctactatgaaccctaaccctaacactaataggttttttttacacacagcatatgctgggttttttttttttttttttttttttttggggggggggggggggtgtggtggtgccTTTTTTCTgggttttgttgttattttagcTTTGCAGTCCAGCACTCTAGATCTGGTGTGAAAACTAAGCATTAAGACCATTAGATTAAAGTACGGCTTTAGCACAAGGATATGTAGGTCCCGATCACAGGCCTGCATGGGAAGTGCAATGGTCAGATTACATCTTCTTACAAAGTACATAAGAATGTGTAGAGCTCTGGGCAAATTCttatggacagatgaaataGGGCTCAAACAGTAGTAGAGTGTCTGGGAAGTGTGGAGGAAAGGTAGGTACTCATCTGGGAAGTGTGGAGGAAAGGTAGGTACTCATCTGGGAAGTGTGGAGGAAAGGTAGGTACTCATCTGGGAAGTGTGGAGGAAAGGTAGGTACTCATCTGGGAAGTGTGGAGGAAAAGTAGGTACTCATCTGGGAAGTGTGGAGGAAAAGTAGGTACTCATCTGGAAAACAACATGGCGTTGATGGCAGCTGGTGGAAATGTCTCACTGGTCTTTATTGAGGATGTGAATGTGAATCAGATGAGTTCATCTTAATGAAAGATACACAAAGATTAAGATACACAAGCAATAGCAGGAGGGCTGAGATGTACGGAGATGTACTACACAACACAGTTTATCAGTCACGGAAAGTGAAATGTTCTTAGCTGGACAAGTCAATCACCTGATCTCAGCTCCATGGGACGTGGATTTAACTTACATTTTAAGCCAATGTTTAAAATGGCAGCATCACAACCCAACCAGAGCATCAGCAGTAAATACAGGGGGGTAGTAGCCTaatcaaagaggcccaggtctCCCTCTCcacagccacctcttctagctcctcTGGGGGATACTGAGGCGTTCCCTGGACAGCGAGATATGATCTCTCCAGTgggtcctgggtcttccccggggtGTCCTCtcagttggacatgcccagaACATATCACCAGGGAGGTGCACATGTCCGGACCACATCTGGATCTATTTTCAAAATAGATCTCATGTTACATAAAGGTCTATATATgttgtttaattattttttaaccTTGCAAAATATTTCACACTTTATATCGTTATCTTGGGGATGTCTCTGAAAACTGACTCATTACATTACAAAGGTACGTGCTGAGCGGAGTTTtgatgtgaagggggggggttgGGATTCATAGAAGACTTGGAGACatcacaaaaaaacaaaccaggatcCAAACTTTTATCCGAGACGAGCGCTTTCGCATGGCATGTTGATGTTGACTGACCTTTTCGCAGTTACATCGTGGTGTTTGCGTTGGAGCTGTCGCGCGTCTCGTCGCTGAAACGTTTTTCCCTAACAGTTGATCCTGGCCCGTAAGAGGCTGGTTAGCGCTCTGGTGCACCTCATTACCTTCCCGCTCCCCGCTAACCTGGCAGGGGGACAGGGCAGCCCGGCCAGCCGACACCCCCCGTCTTTCGTCCCGCGGAGGAGAGAAGAACCACACTGTGGTGTATCTCGCCTCGCCTTTCAGTTCTTGAACAGAACCGATTAAAAATCCTCGCCAAATGAGACTATTTGAACAATTGTGTTTATTGTTGATTATTATTACATTACTCTATTGACTCCTTCTCTCAGTGTTTACAGAAACGTGACAGAATTCTGTATCGGGCCACTATTATGAACATCGCCTACTGTAGGTAGCCTCGATATAGGACCTCCAGCAGGCAAACAGGGAGGGGGAGTGATTCAACACCCCTACCTCAggatccaccacacacaccccgacTCATTTTGTCAGATTAAAACGATGCAAAATATGCTATGACATCCTAGAAGACTCCCACTTTTGAAAAGCTGATACACCCCAAATGAAGAGCATGGGACATTATTTAATGACGAGAAGAAACTGGATTAATATATGATTGGCCTAAGTATTGGTTGAGTATTATTCATTACGACAAATACGCATGTTTTGTAGCAATATATTAATGCTATGATTAGATCAGCAACTGGGTACAGTTAAACAATTGCTTTCCATGAATAAAAGCAGTTGAATAAAGGGTTTTATTTATTACCCAGGAGAGGGCACCCATCTTGACCCACACAAAATAAACTGGATGGATATGGCAATGCCAACACATTAGTCTGATCCATTTTCGAGGATGGGAATGCAATTCTGGAAAAGTACAGTTAATTTCTGAATAATTCCCGCTGAAGTTTATAAAcgacataaaaataaaatataaggcACCACAGTTagatgaataaaacaaaaaggAAATTGGACGTCATGTGGTTATAGAAGAATGAGTAATGGCAAGTCAGGCTAGACATGGTTTCAGAGTGGTGTAATATTTTAGGCTGCAGAAACGTATAGCCCGTCTAATATTAACACCCTTGATAAAACACGTCTCCAAGACGCGGTGTGAACGGGGTTAACGGGGTTAACGGGGAGGTCACCGGCGCTCTTTTCACCCCGGAGCGTCTCACACTGCCAGTTCGCCTCTGCATCCGAACAGAGAGCTGTGCGCTCGCCGTACTGGACCCGTCCGGGATTTCCAGGCGTGCTGTCTCTGTACAACCAGTTTTGATTATCTTTTTTGGAGGCTCAACTCAAAAGGCTGGGTTTGCAGAACCGAAACAACACAGATCGGTTCTGCTATTTGGAGGTGTTGGTCAGCAGCGCCGGGAGCAGCTTGGCTGATACGAGCCAGGAGGGAACCCAGAACAACCCGCGTTCATTTGGGCTTGATTGTGTTGCGGTTCGACCAGATTTAACGACGGCACGCTACCGGGAGTGAAGAATTAATATATCAGCCGTGGATATCGGCTATGGCGGCTTCAAAGACAGCTAACCTCGTTGTTTTTGGAGTTATTTTAGTTTTGAATTCTCTGGGAAGTGTTTTCCAAATCACCGGAGGGCAGTTCACAGCGGAGGGTAAGTGCTCACAAGTTGCCCTTTACTGCAAGGAGTCAGTAGATAGGTTCATGAAAGATGTTCATATTCGTGTCTTAAATGCACCTTTGCGTTGTTCCGAACAGGCACCGTGAAAACATCGGTGATTGCTTTTATTCTTGGGGCACAAATATTTACCCGTACACCGGGAGTAGGAAAAAACTGTGAGATTACAGCCCGACATATTCAATCAAACATGCCTGTTTTGGTCTGCATCGCAACCAGAGAAGCAGATAAACTGGGTTTTTTCTCCCTTGCGCCTGTTTTGTTTGGAAGCCCGGTTCTGGATGTGATGGGATGTTGTGCTTCTGTAGCTTCTGCAAGGTGTTTTCACCTGTGGGCGAACTTTCAGATGACTAAAGTCTGAATGTTTCGCATTGTAGGTTGGTTGTGTGATTTAATGTACGTTTTTGGGATagacgcgcgtgcgtgcgtgcgtgtgtgtttgtgtgtgtgtgtgtgtgtgtgtgtgtgcgtgcatgcgtgtgtgtgtgtgtgtgtgtgtatgcgtgtgtgtgtgtgtgtgtgtgtgtgtgtgtgtgtgtgtgcgtgcgtgcgtgcgtgcgtgtgtgtgtgtgtgtgtgtgtgtgtgtgtgtgtgtgtgtgtgtgagtgtgtatgcgtgtgtgtgtgtgtgtgtgcgtgcgtgtgagtgtgtgagagagagaggacatgtTGATCAGTGCAGCTGTTTcgtgtt from Brachyhypopomus gauderio isolate BG-103 unplaced genomic scaffold, BGAUD_0.2 sc183, whole genome shotgun sequence harbors:
- the LOC143501968 gene encoding MAM and LDL-receptor class A domain-containing protein 1-like gives rise to the protein MCCFGQPGSSVLEKSKRHGQCPDGYCLNAGICVVGTHGPVCICQSLWTGNRCHVHLKLPRPTNASVIPDSDIVVVYTGVSVAVILLAIIAGTILFFLHRKHTAKDAVLMASEEQDTSVCVWRDEFPGGNFTASSTFKPGWGASHRPRISVYPWREEPEFSARLSFSNPLYKGSRNPVD